The following coding sequences are from one Triticum aestivum cultivar Chinese Spring chromosome 5A, IWGSC CS RefSeq v2.1, whole genome shotgun sequence window:
- the LOC123107978 gene encoding proteasome subunit beta type-2-B gives MDSVFGMVGGGFAVVAAGTSAAGRSVVLINPDNDRVTSLGSNLLLGVSGVPGDCLRLRDEVRASASKIHSAAAAADAAREAVIGCAQSANAVIAGYDKVEGPTMYAVGGTAPPERVEQYRAAGCGAGLCTTVMENHYRPGMTVKEAVALVDRCIKEVRRVGLASFVIMVVDKDGAREYARRILRPKAVIEIKSSQGTPIVNSNN, from the exons ATGGACAGCGTGTTCGGCATGGTGGGCGGCGGCTTCGCGGTGGTGGCCGCCGGCACCTCCGCCGCGGGAAGAAGCGTCGTGTTGATCAACCCCGACAACGACAGGGTCACGAGCCTCGGCTCCAACCTGCTTCTCGGCGTGTCCGGCGTCCCCGGAGACTG CCTGCGGTTAAGGGATGAGGTGAGGGCCAGCGCGAGCAAGATCCACAGCGCCGCCGCGGCTGCTGACGCCGCCCGGGAGGCGGTGATCGGCTGCGCTCAGTCCGCGAACGCGGTGATCGCCGGCTACGACAAGGTCGAGGGCCCGACGATGTACGCCGTTGGCGGCACTGCGCCGCCGGAGCGGGTGGAGCAGTACCGCGCCGCTGGGTGCGGGGCGGGCCTCTGCACGACGGTGATGGAGAACCACTACCGCCCCGGCATGACGGTGAAGGAGGCGGTGGCGCTCGTCGACAGGTGCATCAAGGAGGTCCGGCGGGTCGGGCTGGCTAGCTTCGTGATCATGGTCGTGGACAAGGATGGGGCCAGGGAGTACGCCAGGCGTATACTAAGGCCGAAGGCGGTGATAGAAATAAAATCCAGTCAGGGAACGCCTATTGTAAACTCGAATAATTAA